The Allocatelliglobosispora scoriae genome contains a region encoding:
- a CDS encoding peroxidase-related enzyme (This protein belongs to a clade of uncharacterized proteins related to peroxidases such as the alkylhydroperoxidase AhpD.), which translates to MSFLRVPDEADATPEAASLLAADRAANGFVANYTEVFSLRPAVLAAWQQLNVTIKGGMDLRRYELVTLAAARALKSSYCALAHGKVLRDRFYDAETVRAIATHHGSAGLDASDVAVMTFAEKVVADATAITEADVEELRGHGLGEEDILQVVLAATARCFFSKTLDAVGAEPDAHYVASVEPDLRQALTVGRPVAAAE; encoded by the coding sequence ATGAGCTTCCTGCGGGTGCCTGACGAGGCCGATGCCACGCCCGAGGCCGCGAGCCTCCTCGCCGCCGACCGGGCCGCCAACGGGTTCGTCGCCAACTACACCGAGGTCTTCTCACTGCGGCCCGCGGTCCTCGCCGCGTGGCAGCAGCTCAACGTCACCATCAAGGGCGGCATGGACCTGCGCCGCTACGAGCTGGTAACGCTCGCCGCCGCTCGGGCGCTGAAGTCGAGCTACTGCGCCCTCGCCCATGGCAAGGTGCTGCGGGATCGGTTCTACGACGCGGAGACCGTGCGGGCCATCGCCACGCACCACGGCAGCGCGGGGCTCGACGCGAGCGACGTGGCTGTCATGACCTTCGCCGAGAAGGTCGTCGCCGACGCCACCGCGATCACCGAGGCCGACGTCGAGGAGCTGCGCGGGCACGGGCTGGGGGAGGAGGACATCCTCCAGGTGGTGCTCGCCGCGACAGCGCGGTGCTTCTTCAGCAAGACGCTGGATGCCGTCGGTGCCGAGCCGGACGCGCACTACGTCGCCTCCGTCGAGCCCGACCTGCGTCAGGCGCTCACGGTCGGTCGCCCGGTGGCGGCAGCGGAGTAG
- a CDS encoding MbtH family protein — protein MTNPFENTDGTYLVLVNEENQHSLWPEFAEVPGGWRTAFGPAGRQDCLDYVNANWTDMRPQSLIDASAS, from the coding sequence ATGACGAACCCTTTCGAGAACACCGACGGCACCTACCTGGTGCTGGTCAACGAGGAGAACCAGCACAGCCTGTGGCCCGAGTTCGCCGAGGTCCCCGGTGGGTGGCGCACGGCGTTCGGGCCGGCCGGGCGGCAGGACTGCCTCGACTACGTCAACGCCAACTGGACGGACATGCGCCCGCAGAGCCTGATCGACGCGTCCGCGTCCTGA